The Candidatus Cloacimonadota bacterium DNA window GAAACGGTGTCTGCAGAAACCAAGCACCTTTTGAAGGACTCCGTTTGGAACTTACAACGAGATTTTAAAATTAGCCACAAATTAACACGAATAAATCAATTCGTGAAAAATTTAGTTGCAGAAAAGGATGAAAAATGAAAAAAATCATAGTTCTATTTATTATCGTATTAAATGTTAATTTTCTGATCGCAGATATTGTTTTCGATGTACCATTTGATCCGAATATAATCGGAGATCCATATATTGGTGAAGATTATGACTATGAATCTCCAACTTTTTCAATAATCAATAACGGTGAAACAGATACATTTACGATTGCTACGAGCAATGGGATTGTCCCTGATGGCTGGTATTGGCTTTATTGTGAAGTTGATGGGGGATTGTGTCATATGCCTGGTTGGCCATTTGATGTGCTTATTGAAAGTGGAGATTCTCTTGCATTGGTTTTGCATATTCACGTAACTTCTACAGGGTCCCTTTCTATTAATTTCACGGCTGGTGCTCCCTCAGTCCCGGATTCTGTTTCTATGGATTTTAACTTCCAAACAGAAAACCAAGCCATTAGCAAAAAACCGAATCTGAATACAGCATCATATTTAAAAAGTAATTCTCCCAATCCGTTTAAAGATTTTACAGAGATAAAATACAATATTCCGGCATCTTATGCAGATGATTTGAAGATAGGAATTTATAATATTCTTGGTCAGCCGGTAAAAATATTTTCTGATTTGGAAAATTCCGGTTCTATTGTTTGGAACGGAAAAGATGAGATGAACCGTTCCGTAACGAGTGGAGTGTATTTCTATAAATTGATTGGAATAGAACAGGCACAAACCCGTAAACTATTGTTGATCAGATAGTAAATTTTCATACTATGCT harbors:
- a CDS encoding T9SS type A sorting domain-containing protein; this translates as MKKIIVLFIIVLNVNFLIADIVFDVPFDPNIIGDPYIGEDYDYESPTFSIINNGETDTFTIATSNGIVPDGWYWLYCEVDGGLCHMPGWPFDVLIESGDSLALVLHIHVTSTGSLSINFTAGAPSVPDSVSMDFNFQTENQAISKKPNLNTASYLKSNSPNPFKDFTEIKYNIPASYADDLKIGIYNILGQPVKIFSDLENSGSIVWNGKDEMNRSVTSGVYFYKLIGIEQAQTRKLLLIR